From the genome of Pseudomonas mohnii:
ACCAAGAGTGTTCCTCCAGGCATTACAGTCGTGGGGAATCCGGCTCGCCCTCTCACGCGAGAGGCGATGCGTAAATGACAACAATTCATTTATTCCCGACTGAGTTGGCGATTGAACAAATTGAAATCGGTATGCAGGTTTCATATTCTCATACAGTAACGGACGCCGATGTTAAAGCGTATGCCGGATTGTCGGGAGATAATAATCCCGTCCACATGAGTGACGAGTACGCACAAAACTCGAGATTCAAGGCGCGTATTGCGCATGGTCTGTTTTCGGCTGGTTTCTTTTCTGCAATGTTTGGAACGCGGCTGCCAGGTCCGGGTTGTGTTTATATTTCGCAGAATCTCGTTTTTAAAGCACCCGTTTATCTTCAGGACACGGTTGTAGCCACTGTTTGTGTAAAAGCGGTGTGCACCCGTAAGCGAGTGGTGACATTCAGAACTTACTGCACTGTCAAAGGTCAGTTGGTAATTGACGGCGAAGCGGAAATTTTTATCCCTAAAAAGCCAAAATCAGAAGAAGGGGTGACCAGTGCTTAAAGAGGCGGTTGGCATATCGGTTCTGTTGGTTGCATACAACCACGAAAA
Proteins encoded in this window:
- a CDS encoding MaoC family dehydratase, coding for MTTIHLFPTELAIEQIEIGMQVSYSHTVTDADVKAYAGLSGDNNPVHMSDEYAQNSRFKARIAHGLFSAGFFSAMFGTRLPGPGCVYISQNLVFKAPVYLQDTVVATVCVKAVCTRKRVVTFRTYCTVKGQLVIDGEAEIFIPKKPKSEEGVTSA